The Erythrobacter sp. genome segment CACGCTACCGTTCAGGCCGAAGTCGCTTTCGTTGGCGATGCGGATTGCATCCTCCTCGTCATCCGCCGGTATCAGGCACAAGACTGGTCCGAAAATCTCCTCCTGCGCAATCTTGCTGCGATTATCGACGTTCGCAAATAGCGTGGGCTGCATGTAATAGCCCTTGTTCAGATGCGCAGGGCGATGGCCGCCTGTGACGAGCTGCGCGCCCGAAGCCTTGCCCGCCTCGATATACATTTCTACGCGTTCGAGCTGCCGCCGCATCGCCAGCGGGCCGAGCTGGGTCGCGGGATCGGCGGGATCGCCGATGACCACGCCTTCCATCACGCCCTTGATCGCTTCGGCCAGTTCGTCGTGCCGCGCGCGTGGGACAATGGCGCGGCTGAGCATCGCGCAGACCTGCCCGCTCATGACGGTGATGGTGTTGCCGAGGATCTGCGCCGCCACTTCGATTGGGAAATCGTCGCGGATGATCGCGGCGCTCTTGCCGCCCAGTTCCATCGTGAAGCGGGTCATGTTGCCGCCGCAGACGCTGGCGATGTGGCTTCCGGCGGCAGACGAGCCGGTGAAGCTGACCTTGTCGATCAGGCGCGAATGGATCAGGTGATCGGCGGCCTCGCGGCCAGAAGGGACGAGGTTCACCGTGCCCGGCGGCAGGCCCACCGCCTCGGCGGCTTCGGCGAGGATATAGGCCTCGAGCGGCGTTTCCGGCGAGGGTTTCATGATGATGACCGAGCCGGAAATGAGCGCGTAGGACACCTTGTTCGCCATGATCCCGAACGGCCCGTTCCACGGCGCGATGCCGACGACCACGCCCACGGGTTCGCGGCGGATCACCACCGTGTCCACCGCCATGCCGGGCTTGCGGCTTTCCCATTCGAAGGTGGTGCCGAGCATGGCCAGCCCGCGCAGGCCTGCCACCGCGCTGCCGTGCATCATTGGCGCAAAGCTGGCGAGCCCGCCGACCTGCGCCGTCCATGCTGCGGCCAGTTCGGGCACGCGGGCTTCAAGGTAATCGACCATTTCGAGCAGCTTGGCCTGCCGTTCCTCCGGCGGCGTCTGCGGCCATGGCCCATGATCGAAGGCATGGCGCGCGGCGGCAACGGCCGCGTCCATATCGCGATTGCCCGCCGCAGCGGTGCGGGCGACGATTTCCTCGCTCGCCGGGTTGATCACTTCGATGGTCTCGTTTGACAGCGGCCGCACCCATTCGCCGCCGATGAACAGCTTGTCGGGGTGGGCGATGTTTACGCCTTCGGGGGTCATTGCGGCCTTCTCCTCTTCACTGAATTCCCGCCTTCGCGCGGCGCTAATAATTCGACATGATCGTCAGCGCCTGGCTATCCAGCGGTAGCCCGCGCCGTTGCAGTTCCAGTTCGCGCTCGCGTAGCGGTCCCTGCACCGAGATAAGGTAGGCCTGGATCGCACGCACCTGTTCGGCGTTCAACCGGTCGGCAAAGCTGGGCATCCCCTGCGGCACGAACAGGCCCTGCAGCAGGATCTGTTCGAACCCGGCGTGGATATTCGGGGCCATCCTCCGCAGATCGGGCAGCGGCGCGCGCGGCTGGTTCGAATGGCAGATCATGCAGTTTTCGGTGAACAGCGCGTTGCCCATGGCCAAGGTTTCGGGCGTCACGCCCTCGAACTGCGCAGGCGGAGCAGGCGCGGGTTCGATGGGCGGCAAATCGGCGGGCACGGGCACTTCGCCGCCACCAAGACGGAACACCAGCAGCCGGTTGGCATTGCCCTTTGAATAGGCCGCCGAATAGCCGGGCACGAAGCCCCAGCCGCCGCCGCCCCAGCCGGTCTGCACGGCGATATATTGCACCCCGTCCACGCTATAGGTCATCGGCGCGGCCATGATGGTGGAGCCGGTTTCGACCTGCCACAGGGCTTCGCCCGTATCGCTGTCGCGCGCTAACACC includes the following:
- a CDS encoding aldehyde dehydrogenase, whose amino-acid sequence is MTPEGVNIAHPDKLFIGGEWVRPLSNETIEVINPASEEIVARTAAAGNRDMDAAVAAARHAFDHGPWPQTPPEERQAKLLEMVDYLEARVPELAAAWTAQVGGLASFAPMMHGSAVAGLRGLAMLGTTFEWESRKPGMAVDTVVIRREPVGVVVGIAPWNGPFGIMANKVSYALISGSVIIMKPSPETPLEAYILAEAAEAVGLPPGTVNLVPSGREAADHLIHSRLIDKVSFTGSSAAGSHIASVCGGNMTRFTMELGGKSAAIIRDDFPIEVAAQILGNTITVMSGQVCAMLSRAIVPRARHDELAEAIKGVMEGVVIGDPADPATQLGPLAMRRQLERVEMYIEAGKASGAQLVTGGHRPAHLNKGYYMQPTLFANVDNRSKIAQEEIFGPVLCLIPADDEEDAIRIANESDFGLNGSVFTTDANAAYAIAKRIRTGVVGQNGMRMEWTAPFGGYKQSGIGREGGEEGLWGYLETKTVLLDALPSSG